In one window of Camelina sativa cultivar DH55 chromosome 15, Cs, whole genome shotgun sequence DNA:
- the LOC104746951 gene encoding putative F-box protein At3g23950, translating into MDIPEVAFVVLVRLPLKSIARFRSVCKEWKDLIDSDFFRDHFISRNSSSSISWSIIQMQPHKLTLEIVGHHGCKTWGLARSPGSFMSFFVEKAIKKLLVLACTDGLVLLYAEATDETPMYYVGNPFFQVWFRFPLPPFLSLGDLQRLRLHERFRDTGFVTKMQSGIVVSYKVVLLMPHGGTKVGFAIYSSDTGKWENRYVTCPLHHCWFSHRKSIALNRMLHWFSNINSSFMAYDFYEGNVDDGCRIISFPDSGKDDVLRRFRRTFTTSEGSIVYFNEYRENENLTLRVWRLVKYTDGPEEAWQLLWEVSLFSMIELLGIDYFPVVMHPLNSEIIYLWSRNKKGMILFNLRTLALCLHKENEDDSKCMDGCVLSFNRCSEFMEDICGYFFPGLYDDSNHLIFSQYVLPRWLHRLPRPPPT; encoded by the coding sequence atGGATATTCCTGAAGTGGCGTTTGTTGTCTTGGTGCGACTTCCGTTGAAAAGCATTGCAAGATTCAGATCAGTGTGCAAAGAATGGAAAGATTTGATCGATTCAGACTTCTTCCGAGATCACTTCATCTCTCgcaactcatcttcttcaatctcgtGGTCAATCATTCAGATGCAACCTCACAAACTGACACTTGAAATCGTGGGTCATCATGGATGCAAAACATGGGGACTTGCTCGTTCTCCGGGATCTTTCATGAGTTTCTTTGTCGAGAAAGCAATCAAGAAGCTACTAGTCTTGGCTTGCACCGATGGATTGGTCTTGCTTTACGCAGAAGCTACCGATGAAACTCCTATGTATTACGTTGGAAACCCTTTCTTTCAAGTGTGGTTTCGATTCCCTCTccctccttttctctctttgggAGATCTTCAGAGATTACGGCTGCATGAGCGTTTCAGGGACACTGGATTCGTTACCAAGATGCAGAGTGGTATCGTTGTGAGTTACAAGGTTGTGTTGTTGATGCCTCACGGTGGTACTAAAGTCGGTTTTGCGATCTACTCATCTGATACAGGAAAGTGGGAAAATCGTTATGTGACTTGTCCTCTTCATCATTGCTGGTTTAGTCACCGCAAGTCGATTGCTTTGAATAGGATGCTTCACTGGTTTTCAAATATCAACTCTTCTTTTATGGCCTATGATTTCTATGAAGGTAACGTTGATGATGGGTGTCGTATCATATCTTTCCCTGATAGTGGAAAAGATGATGTGTTACGGCGTTTTAGGAGAACCTTTACAACCTCGGAAGGGTCGATTGTGTATTTCAACGAGTACCGTGAAAATGAGAACCTCACGTTACGGGTTTGGAGGCTGGTCAAGTACACTGATGGTCCTGAGGAGGCGTGGCAGCTCTTATGGGAAGTCAGCTTGTTTTCTATGATCGAGTTGTTAGGTATTGATTATTTCCCGGTGGTGATGCATCCTTTGAACTCTGAAATAATCTACTTGTGGAGCAGGAACAAGAAAGGTATGATCTTGTTTAACTTGAGGACACTAGCGTTGTGTCTTCACAAGGAAAACGAAGACGATAGCAAGTGTATGGATGGTTGCGTCTTGAGTTTTAACAGATGTAGCGAGTTTATGGAGGACATCTGTGGCTACTTTTTCCCAGGGTTGTACGATGATTCTAACCATCTCATCTTTTCACAGTATGTTCTCCCTCGTTGGTTGCACCGGCTCCCTCGTCCTCCACCTACTTAG